Proteins encoded in a region of the Nitrospira sp. genome:
- a CDS encoding universal stress protein, whose amino-acid sequence MKILAATDGSKHGRWAIEWLVEIPFTVQPVVRVLHVADVASVRAPFMIQPVIVGTERYIQSEVKRLETAAKSTKKESEVLLSRLGLSGTVTTDQGGVAATIMKHARRDVGLLSIGCRGLDVLDRFMLGSISNHAIHHAPCSVLVVKEAPRPVRHVVLGIDGSTASDKAVRFLMRHVNPTPAGPDQEPVMVTVTHAVPYFKHPEVKETGRTLVQRYGAKLAKSGFQVREALRPGKPADEILTVAKQDKADLIVTGAKGLGAIRRVLLGSVSTRVVQYAHCGVLVAR is encoded by the coding sequence ATGAAGATTCTTGCGGCAACTGATGGATCGAAACACGGTAGGTGGGCGATCGAATGGTTGGTGGAGATACCGTTCACCGTGCAACCGGTCGTCCGTGTCCTCCATGTCGCCGATGTGGCGAGCGTTCGGGCTCCGTTTATGATCCAGCCGGTGATTGTCGGTACTGAACGGTACATTCAGTCCGAAGTGAAGCGCCTGGAAACGGCGGCCAAGTCCACAAAAAAAGAATCAGAGGTCTTGTTGTCGAGGCTCGGTTTGAGCGGAACCGTAACGACCGACCAAGGCGGTGTGGCAGCCACGATCATGAAGCATGCGCGGCGTGATGTAGGACTTCTGTCGATCGGGTGCCGAGGCTTGGATGTCTTGGATCGATTCATGCTGGGCAGCATCTCGAACCATGCCATCCACCATGCCCCTTGCTCCGTACTGGTCGTGAAGGAGGCTCCTCGGCCGGTCAGGCATGTGGTGTTGGGGATCGACGGGTCGACGGCGTCGGATAAAGCGGTTAGGTTTCTGATGCGCCATGTCAATCCGACCCCCGCCGGTCCGGATCAGGAACCAGTCATGGTGACGGTGACGCATGCGGTGCCCTATTTCAAGCATCCGGAGGTCAAGGAGACCGGGAGAACGCTGGTACAGCGCTATGGTGCTAAGCTCGCGAAATCTGGCTTCCAGGTACGTGAAGCCTTGAGGCCGGGGAAGCCGGCTGACGAGATTCTGACGGTGGCTAAGCAGGATAAGGCGGACCTGATCGTGACTGGAGCGAAGGGGTTGGGCGCGATCCGCCGTGTCCTACTCGG
- a CDS encoding universal stress protein, translated as MSVPAGGPRILLATDGSHGSAAAEAYACGLAQTWGASLTVMSVLEFPPGMDPDYTVNRLYLDELMKDATTKLTDLKARVVALGIPVQSYVATGIPSAEVSAIAQTQEAELIVVGTRGKTGLEHILLGSTAERIVRMAPCPVLTVSMVKQRADGSSNTEMPNSPPKRMLVPVDFSDCSLDALEYGALAAQRSQASLTLVHVLEPVSYGLDFTLPRVTKREQVRTELTKRLSKLASALTSVGVRSDFVISGGLAADSILDAARSQLVDLIIMGTHGRRGLSHTLFGSVAESVLRRSSCPVLTVRSLKFRPGHRRVLSSQFVPASH; from the coding sequence GTGAGTGTGCCTGCAGGAGGACCGAGAATTCTCCTTGCGACCGACGGATCGCATGGATCGGCGGCAGCGGAAGCCTATGCTTGTGGGCTGGCTCAGACATGGGGAGCCTCTTTGACTGTGATGAGCGTCCTGGAATTTCCTCCTGGGATGGACCCGGACTACACCGTGAATCGACTGTACCTGGATGAATTGATGAAAGACGCCACGACGAAATTAACGGATCTCAAGGCGCGGGTGGTCGCGCTCGGGATTCCTGTACAATCGTATGTTGCAACAGGAATCCCGAGTGCGGAAGTGTCGGCCATCGCGCAAACCCAAGAGGCCGAATTGATTGTGGTCGGAACGAGAGGGAAGACCGGTCTCGAACACATCCTGCTGGGAAGTACGGCCGAGCGAATCGTTCGGATGGCGCCCTGTCCCGTTTTGACTGTTTCCATGGTAAAACAACGGGCGGATGGAAGTTCGAACACCGAAATGCCGAACAGCCCACCGAAGCGAATGCTCGTGCCGGTCGATTTTTCAGATTGTTCACTCGACGCACTGGAGTATGGGGCATTGGCTGCCCAACGATCACAGGCTTCCCTCACACTGGTTCATGTACTGGAGCCGGTGTCGTACGGATTAGATTTCACGCTCCCTCGGGTGACGAAGCGGGAACAGGTTCGGACAGAACTGACCAAGCGGCTGTCCAAGCTTGCATCGGCACTCACCTCGGTCGGCGTCCGGTCGGATTTCGTCATTTCCGGCGGGCTGGCGGCCGATTCTATCCTCGATGCGGCTCGATCTCAGTTGGTTGATTTGATTATCATGGGGACTCATGGTCGCCGCGGCTTGTCGCATACATTATTCGGCAGTGTCGCGGAATCCGTCCTGCGCAGATCATCATGCCCTGTTCTGACGGTCCGCAGTCTGAAGTTCCGCCCAGGCCATCGTCGTGTGCTTTCAAGTCAATTTGTTCCAGCAAGTCATTAG
- a CDS encoding nicotinate phosphoribosyltransferase has protein sequence MNPSASSLLTDLYELTMAQTYLEQGMDEPAVFEFFVRKLPASRNFLVAAGLEQVLDYLFELRFSREEMAWLDQSGQFSSQLLYYLETLRFTGDVEAMPEGTIFFPHEPILRIVASLPQAQLVESRVMNLLNFQTMVASKAARSVLVAARKPLIDFGLRRAHGAEAGLLAARASYLAGFAGTATVLAGMAYGIPLYGTMAHAFVQAHEDEIVAFEHFAEAQPENVVLLIDTYDTEAAAAKVVSLAGKLKANGITVKGVRLDSGDLADHARKVRHILDEGGLPRAQILASGNLDEYRVKALVESGTPIASFAVGTAITTSSDAPSLDSAYKLQEYAGRPCRKRSEGKATWPGRKQVYRYLADDGRLDHDIVTTHDDQLPGEPLLQLVMKNGRRLAHPPGLAELRRHAAARLEQLPEPLRALETVPAYDVRISPALQSLAQTVDRGL, from the coding sequence ATGAATCCTTCGGCCAGCTCCCTGCTGACGGATCTGTATGAGCTCACGATGGCCCAGACCTACCTGGAACAAGGGATGGATGAACCGGCCGTGTTCGAATTTTTTGTCCGCAAGCTGCCCGCCTCTCGGAACTTCTTAGTCGCAGCCGGCCTCGAACAGGTGCTGGACTATCTCTTTGAGTTGCGCTTTTCTCGGGAAGAAATGGCCTGGCTGGATCAATCGGGGCAGTTCAGTTCGCAGCTCCTTTACTATTTGGAAACGCTGCGGTTCACCGGGGATGTGGAGGCAATGCCCGAAGGAACGATTTTCTTTCCTCACGAACCGATCCTCCGAATCGTGGCATCGCTTCCTCAAGCCCAGCTCGTGGAAAGCCGCGTGATGAACCTCTTGAACTTTCAGACCATGGTGGCCTCCAAAGCAGCGCGTTCGGTGCTGGTGGCGGCGCGAAAGCCGCTCATCGATTTTGGGCTTCGCCGTGCGCACGGTGCCGAAGCCGGTCTCCTTGCTGCGCGAGCGAGCTATCTGGCCGGCTTCGCAGGAACCGCAACTGTGCTGGCCGGCATGGCTTATGGAATTCCTCTGTACGGCACGATGGCCCACGCCTTCGTGCAAGCCCACGAAGATGAAATCGTTGCCTTTGAACATTTCGCCGAGGCCCAACCGGAGAACGTCGTCCTCTTGATCGACACCTACGACACGGAAGCGGCCGCCGCCAAAGTCGTCTCGTTGGCCGGGAAACTGAAAGCCAACGGCATCACTGTCAAGGGAGTACGGTTAGACAGCGGAGATCTCGCTGACCATGCTCGAAAGGTTCGACACATTCTCGATGAAGGAGGTTTGCCTCGCGCACAGATTCTTGCCAGCGGCAACCTTGACGAATATCGTGTGAAAGCCCTGGTCGAGAGCGGCACCCCGATCGCCAGTTTCGCAGTCGGCACCGCCATAACGACATCATCCGACGCACCTTCGTTGGACAGCGCCTATAAACTCCAAGAGTATGCCGGCAGGCCCTGCCGCAAGCGATCGGAAGGCAAGGCCACTTGGCCCGGCCGCAAACAAGTCTATCGGTACCTTGCGGACGACGGGCGTTTGGACCACGATATCGTCACGACGCACGACGATCAATTGCCTGGGGAACCGCTGCTCCAACTTGTCATGAAGAATGGCCGCCGCCTTGCTCACCCGCCCGGCTTGGCCGAGCTGCGGCGCCATGCGGCTGCGCGGTTGGAACAACTTCCCGAACCACTGCGAGCGCTTGAGACGGTGCCGGCCTATGACGTTCGGATTTCTCCGGCTTTACAAAGCCTAGCCCAGACAGTCGACCGAGGACTCTAA
- the cysC gene encoding adenylyl-sulfate kinase, producing MSDHSSIAIWLTGLPASGKSTIVAALKPQLEGIGCVVEVLESDAVRQVLTPTPTYSQAERELFYRALAFMGARLVAHGVTVIFDATANKRTHRDFARSLIPKFIEVAVDCPLDVAMQRDYKGTYRRGQRGESSTVPGLQDPYEAPLNPEVRIDTTKVKVNEAAEMIMKLVNERFA from the coding sequence ATGAGTGACCACAGCTCCATTGCCATCTGGCTCACCGGCCTGCCCGCTTCGGGGAAGAGCACCATCGTTGCCGCTTTGAAACCGCAACTCGAAGGAATAGGCTGTGTGGTCGAGGTACTGGAGTCCGATGCGGTCCGGCAAGTCCTCACGCCAACCCCGACCTATTCACAGGCGGAGCGGGAGCTTTTTTACCGCGCTCTGGCGTTCATGGGGGCAAGGTTAGTGGCTCATGGCGTGACGGTCATCTTCGATGCGACGGCCAATAAGCGAACCCATCGAGACTTTGCACGAAGCCTCATTCCCAAGTTCATCGAAGTGGCAGTGGACTGTCCATTGGACGTGGCCATGCAGCGCGACTACAAAGGGACGTACCGACGAGGCCAGCGTGGTGAATCATCGACCGTCCCAGGATTACAAGATCCCTACGAAGCGCCGCTTAATCCGGAGGTCAGGATCGATACGACGAAGGTGAAGGTCAATGAAGCAGCGGAGATGATTATGAAGCTGGTCAACGAGCGATTTGCTTAA
- a CDS encoding cytochrome c codes for MLAATWQSIPFRLLAAGLFGILIASGPWRFSLYAQDYPPDRARGKDVYERHCQSCHGPSGRGDGPAAASLNVSPTNFQRFQSFLKSDEELLRTIEHGVVFSPMHSWRGQLTDGEMQDVVTYIRLLSQQTR; via the coding sequence ATGCTTGCAGCCACGTGGCAGTCCATACCATTTCGGCTCCTTGCAGCCGGGCTCTTCGGGATTTTGATTGCAAGCGGGCCGTGGAGATTTTCACTCTACGCCCAGGACTATCCTCCTGACCGTGCACGCGGGAAAGACGTGTACGAGCGGCATTGTCAAAGCTGCCATGGACCAAGCGGGCGAGGCGATGGACCTGCCGCCGCTTCGTTGAACGTCTCCCCGACCAATTTTCAGCGGTTCCAATCGTTCCTGAAATCCGATGAGGAGTTACTGCGGACCATCGAGCACGGCGTCGTCTTCAGTCCGATGCATTCATGGCGCGGCCAGCTCACCGACGGAGAAATGCAAGACGTCGTGACGTATATTCGCTTATTGTCGCAACAGACACGATGA
- a CDS encoding isochorismatase family protein has product MIALTPYDALLLADIQNDFLPGGRLGISEGDTIIPILLNYVRLFQAHSLPIFLTRDWHPPNHCSFKPQGGPWPVHCVAGSPGSLPPSSFSTPSSAVIIYKAVDREQEAYSAFHHTALDRHLQGLTVHRLFIGGLATEYCVLYSVKDARMRGYDVCLLVDGIKAVNLQPDDGRRAEEEMSRLGAAPVRWEMLGT; this is encoded by the coding sequence ATGATTGCGCTCACACCCTATGATGCGTTGCTCCTCGCCGATATCCAGAATGATTTTCTACCGGGAGGGAGGCTGGGGATCAGCGAGGGCGATACCATCATTCCGATTCTATTGAACTATGTTCGCCTCTTTCAGGCCCACAGCCTGCCGATTTTTCTGACGCGTGATTGGCACCCGCCCAACCATTGCTCGTTCAAGCCCCAAGGAGGTCCGTGGCCTGTGCATTGTGTCGCCGGGTCACCCGGGTCTCTGCCTCCGTCGTCGTTTTCGACTCCCTCATCCGCCGTCATCATTTACAAGGCCGTCGACCGAGAACAAGAAGCCTATTCAGCTTTCCACCACACCGCTCTGGATCGTCATCTACAGGGCTTGACTGTGCATCGTCTCTTCATCGGAGGATTGGCGACCGAATATTGTGTACTGTATTCGGTCAAGGACGCTAGGATGCGAGGCTATGACGTCTGTTTGTTGGTAGACGGCATCAAGGCGGTCAATCTTCAGCCCGACGATGGTCGCCGTGCCGAAGAGGAAATGAGCCGCCTGGGAGCCGCCCCTGTTCGATGGGAGATGCTGGGAACATGA
- the pfp gene encoding diphosphate--fructose-6-phosphate 1-phosphotransferase: MTEQRTMVGILVGGGPAPGINSVISAATIRSILGGSDVLGIIDGFKWLMEGSNGQVRPLSVEEVSRIHFRGGSYLGTSRANPTRSAESLKNVLFALSSLGVTRLVTIGGDDTAFSAMKLEERADGRLQVVHVPKTIDNDLDLPHGIPTFGFHTARHVGVEVVKNLMVDARTTTRWYVVVTMGRKAGHLALGIGKAAGATLTIIPEEFRERPVKLQRVVDLLIGAIIKRLEHGRADGVAVLAEGLIEILDAHDLGGLERAERDEHGNLRLSDVDIGDVLRRELAQQLKTLGLAVPIVAKNVGYELRCADPIPYDIEYTRDLGYCAAQYLLDGGTSAMVSIQNGRFTPIPFKQMADVSTGRTKVRMVDIESESYQIARQYMIRLTEDDMKNPNALGRYAALASLSVEAFRERFSRVF, from the coding sequence ATGACGGAGCAACGAACGATGGTCGGCATTCTTGTCGGTGGGGGGCCGGCTCCCGGAATCAATAGTGTGATCAGCGCGGCCACGATCCGCAGTATTCTCGGCGGCTCGGATGTGCTGGGGATCATCGATGGGTTCAAATGGCTCATGGAAGGAAGCAATGGTCAAGTCCGGCCACTCTCGGTCGAGGAGGTCAGTCGTATCCATTTTCGGGGTGGCTCGTATCTGGGCACGTCACGTGCGAACCCGACCAGAAGCGCAGAGTCTCTCAAAAACGTGTTGTTTGCGCTGTCGAGTCTCGGTGTCACTCGCTTGGTCACGATAGGGGGGGATGACACCGCGTTTTCGGCGATGAAGTTGGAAGAACGAGCCGACGGCCGTCTTCAAGTGGTTCACGTTCCCAAGACCATCGACAATGATCTCGACCTTCCGCATGGCATTCCAACGTTCGGGTTTCACACGGCCCGTCACGTCGGAGTCGAAGTCGTGAAAAATCTGATGGTTGACGCCCGCACCACAACTCGTTGGTACGTGGTCGTGACGATGGGACGCAAGGCCGGCCATCTCGCCTTGGGTATCGGGAAGGCGGCCGGTGCGACCCTGACAATCATTCCGGAGGAGTTTCGCGAGCGGCCGGTCAAGCTGCAACGGGTCGTCGATCTTTTAATCGGAGCCATAATTAAACGGTTGGAACATGGTCGGGCAGACGGTGTTGCGGTGCTGGCCGAAGGGCTGATCGAGATTCTCGATGCTCATGATCTTGGCGGACTGGAACGTGCCGAAAGAGACGAGCACGGTAACTTACGATTGAGCGACGTGGATATCGGCGACGTCTTGCGGCGTGAATTGGCACAGCAGCTCAAAACGTTGGGACTTGCTGTCCCCATCGTAGCGAAGAACGTTGGCTATGAGCTCCGCTGCGCCGATCCGATTCCATACGATATCGAATACACGCGAGATCTCGGCTATTGCGCTGCTCAGTATTTACTCGACGGTGGAACGTCGGCCATGGTCTCGATTCAAAACGGACGGTTCACCCCGATACCGTTCAAGCAGATGGCGGATGTGTCAACTGGACGGACCAAGGTGAGGATGGTGGACATTGAGTCCGAGTCCTACCAAATTGCCCGTCAATACATGATTCGGCTGACTGAGGACGACATGAAGAATCCGAATGCGCTGGGCCGCTATGCCGCTTTGGCAAGCCTGTCCGTAGAAGCGTTTCGAGAACGGTTCAGCAGAGTTTTCTGA
- a CDS encoding universal stress protein, with the protein MKILLTVDGSDHSYEAVRSLKYLSRAEELHIVHVLDIHSPAYPMMMPEVAQELYETVERTMRDDGTRLLDRIVSLLPLDVGPVTKHLVVGSPADQIVALAEQLKVGLILLGTRGLGPIKERLIGSVSHRVLTFGPGVKLILPGPLKTLHDILLPLQGTYDADQALAFLQQKPFRDPPTITLFTVIPHTRPPWPVDAVSVEQMETHALGKAKDFLEEIAAKLKPSYGYQTRIATMLGTPVDGILQEAKVLNPDLILMGSRGRHGLTRMVLGSVSHALLHQGTYPLMIFG; encoded by the coding sequence ATGAAAATTTTGCTCACTGTCGACGGTTCTGATCATTCATATGAGGCGGTCCGGTCCCTTAAGTACCTGTCTCGCGCCGAGGAACTGCACATCGTGCATGTGCTCGATATCCATAGCCCGGCTTATCCCATGATGATGCCGGAAGTGGCGCAGGAACTGTACGAGACGGTTGAGCGAACCATGCGCGACGATGGGACTCGCTTATTGGATCGCATTGTGTCGTTGCTCCCATTGGATGTCGGACCGGTCACAAAGCATTTGGTCGTCGGATCTCCAGCGGATCAGATCGTGGCCTTGGCAGAACAACTCAAGGTCGGGCTGATTCTCTTGGGTACCCGAGGGCTTGGACCGATCAAGGAACGGCTCATCGGAAGCGTCTCCCATCGAGTGCTGACCTTCGGGCCTGGTGTGAAACTGATTCTTCCCGGTCCCTTGAAAACGCTTCATGACATATTGCTTCCCTTACAAGGAACCTATGATGCAGACCAGGCCCTTGCCTTCCTTCAACAGAAACCCTTTCGTGATCCCCCCACGATTACTCTGTTCACCGTCATCCCCCACACCAGACCTCCCTGGCCGGTGGACGCGGTGTCAGTCGAGCAGATGGAAACCCACGCCCTCGGCAAGGCGAAGGACTTCCTCGAGGAAATAGCCGCCAAGCTCAAACCATCATATGGCTACCAAACCCGCATCGCGACCATGTTGGGCACTCCGGTTGATGGAATTCTTCAGGAAGCCAAGGTCCTGAATCCAGACCTTATTCTCATGGGATCCCGGGGGCGCCACGGCCTCACCCGCATGGTACTCGGCAGTGTTTCACACGCTCTGTTGCACCAGGGAACCTATCCCCTCATGATTTTTGGCTGA
- a CDS encoding DUF2934 domain-containing protein, whose amino-acid sequence MRGTAKKTSKGKAGSSSEPSKGETSIELPGGMSERISRKAYDLWEQRGRQESSALRDWLDAEEIVMEEIHEARG is encoded by the coding sequence ATGCGAGGGACCGCGAAGAAAACCAGCAAAGGGAAAGCCGGGTCCTCCTCTGAACCGAGCAAAGGCGAGACATCCATCGAATTGCCGGGTGGAATGTCGGAACGGATCTCGCGGAAAGCGTACGACCTCTGGGAACAGCGTGGGCGTCAAGAAAGCAGCGCGCTTCGAGATTGGCTCGATGCGGAGGAGATCGTCATGGAAGAAATCCATGAAGCACGTGGGTGA
- a CDS encoding dienelactone hydrolase family protein: MTAPPEHNVKITKGKLALEGIVGLPAGPRGVIVFAHGSGSGRLSPRNNFVACHLQQDGLATLLLDLLTEEEAEDRRKVFDIDLLADRLLLAKAWLEEEPRTRNLGIGYFGASTGAGAALQAAAREPSNIKAVVSRGGRPDLAEPYLPSVIAPTLLIVGGHDEPVIAMNQTAYDLLICEKKLILVPGATHLFEETGTLEQVAEHAGRWFQTYLQQVR; the protein is encoded by the coding sequence ATGACCGCCCCGCCTGAACACAATGTAAAGATCACAAAAGGGAAACTTGCTCTGGAGGGAATAGTAGGGCTTCCTGCCGGTCCGCGCGGCGTGATTGTCTTTGCGCACGGAAGCGGCAGTGGGCGGTTGAGCCCTCGCAATAATTTCGTCGCGTGCCATTTACAGCAAGACGGACTGGCCACATTGCTTCTGGATCTCTTAACCGAAGAGGAAGCGGAGGATCGGCGCAAAGTGTTCGATATCGACCTGCTGGCGGATCGACTGCTGTTGGCGAAAGCCTGGCTGGAAGAGGAGCCACGGACCAGGAATTTGGGGATCGGGTATTTCGGTGCCAGCACCGGCGCGGGAGCAGCATTGCAAGCTGCGGCGCGAGAGCCGTCGAACATCAAGGCCGTCGTATCGCGAGGAGGGCGACCGGACCTGGCTGAACCCTATCTACCGTCGGTCATTGCCCCGACATTGTTGATCGTGGGAGGCCATGATGAACCGGTCATTGCGATGAACCAGACGGCGTACGATTTGCTGATCTGTGAAAAGAAATTGATCCTCGTTCCTGGCGCAACGCACCTCTTCGAAGAGACGGGAACCCTGGAGCAAGTGGCGGAACACGCAGGGAGATGGTTTCAGACATATTTGCAGCAAGTCAGGTGA
- a CDS encoding pentapeptide repeat-containing protein, whose translation MKLFSIPTTFVGIIILIGLDATWAGAAGTSASQATSPEFSMCKSPYKKKPVPAKTLEALVRSHERWVEYRGNPDAKRAELCQADLSRAALAGANLERADLEGTVLRQAKLTQVNLVQASLVGADLTKSVLIDSNLSGADLRHARLTGANLSRAVGDEAALFGAVLIDAKLNGASFERAQLQGADLTSADLTDSNFVEAHFYGATLKGAVLINADLTSADLRRTILTNANFSRANLQGTLLDRAHLEAARLIEADLESAYLDETNLRNASLKKAILRGADLRYADLTSADLHDADLEGANLEEAALGTVDLHSANLRMAILYHAVLDEADFLDANLNRAVLIGAKGLHATFMNADLSEMYAPKSSFTHARFNRANLESSNFVGADLRGSNFGHADMTHANLQETNLQETNLQHASLAGADLSGARLESANLHRTNFKGAMLSSVIGLTQTQLNAACVDDKTTLPPDLSRPAPCGAVKKRTKP comes from the coding sequence ATGAAGCTCTTCTCCATACCGACCACCTTTGTCGGAATCATCATCCTCATCGGACTCGACGCTACATGGGCCGGGGCGGCCGGCACATCAGCTTCCCAAGCGACGTCGCCCGAGTTTTCTATGTGCAAGAGCCCTTATAAGAAAAAGCCTGTCCCGGCCAAAACACTGGAGGCTCTCGTGCGGTCGCATGAACGATGGGTGGAGTATCGAGGCAACCCGGATGCCAAGCGCGCTGAGCTCTGTCAAGCAGATCTGAGTCGGGCAGCACTCGCGGGAGCGAATCTCGAACGGGCCGATCTGGAAGGCACAGTCCTACGTCAGGCGAAGTTGACCCAGGTCAATCTGGTTCAAGCCAGCCTCGTTGGAGCTGACCTTACCAAATCCGTCCTCATAGACTCTAATCTCTCCGGAGCAGATCTGCGCCATGCCCGGCTCACCGGCGCGAATCTTTCCCGCGCGGTCGGTGATGAAGCCGCTCTCTTCGGCGCCGTCCTGATCGACGCCAAGTTGAATGGCGCCTCCTTTGAGCGGGCACAGTTGCAAGGCGCCGATCTCACCTCTGCCGATTTGACCGACAGCAACTTCGTCGAGGCGCATTTTTACGGGGCTACCCTGAAAGGTGCGGTCCTGATAAATGCTGACCTAACAAGCGCCGACCTGCGTCGCACCATCCTGACCAACGCGAATTTCTCTCGTGCCAACCTTCAGGGCACACTACTGGACCGCGCGCACCTGGAGGCCGCCCGTCTGATTGAAGCCGACTTGGAAAGCGCCTATCTGGACGAAACGAATTTGCGCAATGCAAGTCTTAAGAAAGCGATTCTTCGCGGCGCTGATCTCCGGTATGCCGACTTAACCAGCGCAGATCTGCATGACGCCGACCTGGAAGGAGCCAACCTGGAAGAGGCCGCTCTAGGCACTGTGGATTTGCACTCGGCGAATCTCCGGATGGCTATTCTTTATCATGCCGTCCTCGATGAAGCCGATTTCCTGGACGCTAATCTCAACCGCGCGGTCCTCATCGGGGCCAAGGGATTGCACGCCACCTTCATGAACGCTGATCTGAGCGAAATGTACGCTCCGAAATCTTCTTTCACTCATGCACGATTCAACAGGGCCAATCTGGAATCGTCGAATTTCGTCGGTGCGGACCTTCGCGGGTCGAACTTCGGCCATGCCGACATGACCCATGCCAATCTTCAAGAGACCAATCTTCAAGAGACCAATCTTCAGCATGCCTCCCTAGCCGGAGCCGATTTGAGCGGTGCTCGGCTGGAGTCAGCGAACTTGCATCGCACGAACTTCAAGGGCGCCATGCTCTCGTCGGTCATCGGCCTCACGCAGACACAGCTCAATGCCGCCTGCGTCGATGACAAGACCACATTGCCGCCTGATCTCAGCCGTCCGGCTCCCTGCGGTGCTGTAAAGAAACGGACTAAGCCATGA
- a CDS encoding universal stress protein — translation MERDADLFKAILVPVDFSPCSDEAFRVACQVARLSGATLLVLHVIDTSALAAFNRLGLLAVPSDAAPQRRRLRHHARLKVRQLLESKAAADVKITRQIVEGAPFVEIAKVARTGNIDLVVMGSYGGRSGSVDKIFFGSTAEKVVRTAGCPVLTVPLATSAPQHTSTG, via the coding sequence ATGGAACGGGATGCTGATCTCTTCAAGGCCATCCTGGTTCCAGTGGATTTCTCTCCCTGCTCGGATGAGGCATTCCGGGTTGCCTGTCAGGTCGCCCGGCTGAGTGGAGCGACGCTGCTCGTTCTGCACGTGATCGACACCAGCGCCCTTGCCGCGTTCAATCGGTTGGGTTTGCTGGCCGTTCCCTCCGATGCCGCGCCACAGCGGCGCCGCTTGCGCCATCATGCCCGTCTAAAAGTAAGGCAATTGTTGGAGTCGAAAGCAGCCGCCGATGTGAAGATCACACGCCAGATCGTGGAGGGGGCGCCGTTCGTTGAGATCGCCAAAGTTGCGCGCACGGGGAATATTGATCTCGTGGTGATGGGGAGCTACGGCGGCCGGTCCGGCAGTGTGGACAAGATTTTCTTCGGCAGTACGGCGGAGAAAGTCGTTCGCACGGCGGGCTGCCCCGTACTGACCGTACCGCTTGCCACATCCGCCCCACAACACACATCGACCGGCTAA